A stretch of the Planktothricoides raciborskii GIHE-MW2 genome encodes the following:
- a CDS encoding M15 family metallopeptidase codes for MKPYQQIAIAECGEPLIPIPVDILAVVSPHPYQQLGADYGTRSPYMMRQSVVEKLIVAQNQLQQKLGWRLQIFDAYRPVAVQQFMVDHTYQELIQAQGLTETELTGDRQQAILKQVYEFWAPPSLDPATPPPHSTGAAVDLSIIDSMGEPVNMGSPIDEVSPRSYPDYFATSDNCIEQQYHLHRQLLSEVMQFAGFVRHPNEWWHFCFGDQMWAWLTGKLTAIYGRVQ; via the coding sequence ATGAAACCCTACCAGCAAATAGCGATCGCCGAATGTGGGGAACCATTAATCCCCATTCCTGTGGATATTTTGGCCGTGGTGTCTCCACACCCGTATCAGCAACTCGGTGCTGACTATGGAACGCGATCACCCTACATGATGCGGCAGAGTGTCGTAGAAAAACTAATCGTCGCCCAAAACCAACTCCAACAAAAACTAGGATGGCGACTGCAAATTTTCGATGCCTATCGCCCTGTAGCGGTGCAACAATTCATGGTAGACCATACCTATCAAGAATTAATCCAAGCCCAAGGACTAACCGAAACAGAATTAACGGGCGATCGACAGCAAGCAATTCTCAAACAAGTTTATGAATTTTGGGCGCCTCCGAGTTTAGATCCAGCCACTCCCCCACCTCATAGCACCGGCGCCGCTGTGGATCTCAGCATAATCGATTCAATGGGTGAGCCGGTTAACATGGGTTCGCCAATTGACGAAGTATCCCCGCGTTCTTACCCAGATTATTTTGCCACAAGTGATAATTGCATCGAGCAACAATATCATCTACACCGCCAACTCTTATCTGAAGTGATGCAGTTTGCGGGATTTGTGCGTCACCCAAATGAATGGTGGCACTTTTGTTTCGGCGATCAAATGTGGGCTTGGTTGACGGGAAAGTTAACCGCAATATATGGGCGAGTGCAATAA
- the csaB gene encoding polysaccharide pyruvyl transferase CsaB: MRVVCCGYYGKGNAGDEALMASLLQMLPSECTPCVLSGNPQQTRDRYQVAACNRMSAFDVFKVLRQSDAFIWGGGSLIQDVTSALSPLYYIGLMGLAQQMGLKTIAWAQGVGPLNRPAIRNLARQAFAGCDAVSVRDTGSAQLLSEWQIPPLVMAPDPVWALAAKPLPQPAINLPAPRVAVNLRSHPQLTPARLATLTRALIDFQKATNTGILLVPFQASLDQEIAQSIHAQLPGKSHIFSLEDPQEIKGLFPGVEMVIGMRYHSLIMAAAEGCRCFALSYDPKVSQLMKEINIPGWELSNLPEDPNLISQSWLEHYTNGQALSDIKIKSIVDRARMHQELLHEVLLN; this comes from the coding sequence ATGCGGGTGGTTTGTTGTGGATATTACGGTAAGGGCAACGCGGGGGATGAGGCTTTGATGGCGTCGTTGTTGCAAATGTTGCCCTCAGAATGTACCCCTTGTGTGCTGAGTGGCAATCCGCAACAGACCCGCGATCGCTACCAAGTCGCGGCTTGTAATCGGATGTCTGCCTTTGATGTATTTAAAGTATTGCGCCAATCCGATGCCTTTATTTGGGGCGGTGGGAGTTTAATTCAAGATGTCACTAGCGCCCTGAGCCCCCTCTATTATATTGGCTTGATGGGATTAGCCCAGCAAATGGGTCTGAAAACGATTGCTTGGGCCCAAGGAGTCGGCCCTTTAAATCGACCGGCGATCCGGAATTTAGCCCGACAAGCTTTTGCCGGTTGTGATGCCGTGAGTGTCCGAGATACGGGGTCAGCGCAGTTATTATCAGAATGGCAAATTCCGCCGCTGGTCATGGCGCCGGATCCTGTGTGGGCACTGGCCGCCAAACCTTTACCCCAACCCGCCATCAATTTACCTGCGCCTCGTGTGGCGGTAAATTTGCGATCGCACCCCCAACTCACCCCTGCCCGTTTAGCCACCTTAACCCGCGCCTTAATTGATTTTCAAAAAGCCACAAACACCGGCATTCTTTTGGTGCCTTTTCAAGCCTCTCTTGACCAAGAAATTGCCCAATCAATTCATGCTCAACTGCCCGGTAAAAGTCATATTTTCTCCCTAGAAGACCCTCAAGAAATCAAAGGTCTATTTCCGGGAGTCGAAATGGTCATTGGGATGCGTTATCACAGTTTGATTATGGCCGCTGCCGAAGGATGTCGCTGTTTTGCGCTCAGTTATGACCCCAAAGTGAGTCAATTAATGAAAGAAATAAATATCCCTGGCTGGGAATTATCTAACTTGCCGGAAGATCCGAATCTGATTAGCCAAAGTTGGCTGGAACATTACACCAATGGCCAAGCCCTTTCGGATATAAAAATTAAATCCATCGTTGACCGGGCAAGAATGCACCAGGAACTTCTACATGAGGTTTTATTGAATTAG
- a CDS encoding DUF2499 domain-containing protein encodes MHALSIPTWIIHVSSVIEWVAAIWLVWRYGELTGDRYWWPLSFAMLPAFVSALCACTWHYFDNPTSLEWLVTLQAAMTVLGNCTLCAAAWWIWRSVRLSK; translated from the coding sequence ATGCACGCTTTATCAATTCCTACTTGGATTATTCACGTCTCTAGCGTGATTGAATGGGTAGCAGCCATTTGGTTAGTTTGGAGATATGGCGAATTAACCGGCGATCGCTACTGGTGGCCTTTATCTTTTGCCATGTTACCCGCTTTCGTCAGCGCCTTATGTGCTTGCACCTGGCATTATTTTGACAATCCCACATCTTTAGAATGGCTTGTCACCCTGCAAGCTGCCATGACCGTCTTGGGGAATTGCACCCTTTGTGCCGCAGCCTGGTGGATATGGCGTTCCGTTCGCTTATCAAAATAG
- a CDS encoding DUF3593 domain-containing protein — MISKDTLFAVSLLPYLGFLWLITRSRQMPRLALIGFYGTLVFVGVTIPAGIYAKVAYGEALANIDWLHGSAEVFLTLANILIVLGFRQAVKRLENSNQS; from the coding sequence ATGATTTCTAAAGATACTTTATTTGCGGTTTCTCTGCTTCCTTATCTCGGTTTTTTATGGTTGATCACGCGATCGCGTCAGATGCCGCGTTTAGCATTAATTGGATTCTATGGCACTCTTGTATTTGTCGGAGTCACAATTCCAGCGGGAATTTATGCCAAAGTTGCTTACGGGGAAGCCTTAGCCAATATCGACTGGTTACATGGAAGTGCCGAAGTATTTCTTACCTTGGCAAATATTTTAATTGTCCTGGGATTTAGGCAAGCAGTAAAACGCCTGGAAAATTCAAACCAATCATAA